In Tripterygium wilfordii isolate XIE 37 chromosome 15, ASM1340144v1, whole genome shotgun sequence, one DNA window encodes the following:
- the LOC120016083 gene encoding inositol-tetrakisphosphate 1-kinase 1-like has protein sequence MSSRRFAIGYALAQKKQKSFIQESLVSLCRERGIDLVKIDQERPLVDQGPFDCVLHKLYGDDWKGQLVDFLAKNPNAVVIDSPDAIERLHNRISMLQVVSELKIEDQSGTFGIPKQIVIYDKETLFDRQAWEFLKYPVIAKPLVADGTAKSHKMALVFNHDGLNKLKPPIVLQEFVNHGGVIFKVYVVGEYVKCAKRKSLPDVSEEKLKTLEGSLSFSQVSNLATHEKNDDKYYKLMQLDDTEMPPQNFISDIARGLRGLMKLNLFNFDVIRDTRIGNRYLIIDINYFPGYAKMPCYETVLTDFFWDVVQKKGCAVGRSFSAGESGEQVGLDSRLTLSCEKEVRKIVSNTCCSDGEENESVVQV, from the coding sequence ATGTCGAGCCGGAGATTCGCTATTGGTTATGCTTTGGCACAGAAGAAGCAGAAAAGCTTTATCCAGGAGTCCTTGGTGAGTCTGTGCAGGGAGCGTGGGATAGATCTCGTGAAGATCGACCAAGAACGGCCGCTGGTGGATCAGGGGCCGTTCGATTGCGTGCTGCATAAATTGTACGGCGACGATTGGAAGGGGCAGCTGGTGGATTTTCTGGCGAAGAATCCTAATGCGGTGGTCATTGACTCGCCGGACGCAATTGAGCGCCTACACAATCGGATTTCGATGCTCCAGGTGGTGTCAGAGCTCAAAATCGAGGACCAGAGCGGCACCTTCGGGATACCAAAGCAGATTGTGATTTACGACAAGGAGACGCTTTTTGATCGGCAAGCATGGGAGTTCCTGAAGTATCCTGTTATTGCGAAACCCTTGGTGGCTGATGGTACCGCCAAATCTCACAAAATGGCGTTGGTATTTAACCACGACGGGCTGAACAAGCTAAAGCCCCCTATTGTCTTGCAAGAATTCGTGAATCATGGTGGGGTGATCTTCAAAGTATATGTGGTTGGGGAGTACGTGAAATGCGCGAAGAGGAAGTCCTTGCCTGACGTGTCGGAGGAGAAATTGAAGACTCTAGAGGGCTCCTTGTCGTTTTCTCAAGTCTCGAATCTGGCAACCCATGAAAAAAATGACGATAAGTACTACAAATTGATGCAGTTGGACGATACCGAGATGCCACCACAGAATTTTATATCTGATATTGCTAGGGGTTTGAGGGGATTAATGAAATTAAACCTTTTTAACTTTGATGTGATAAGGGACACCAGGATTGGAAACCGTTATCTTATCATTGACATAAATTACTTTCCTGGGTATGCTAAAATGCCATGTTATGAGACTGTCCTGACTGATTTCTTCTGGGATGTGGTGCAAAAGAAAGGATGTGCGGTGGGTAGGAGTTTCAGTGCGGGAGAGAGTGGAGAACAGGTGGGTTTGGATTCAAGATTGACGCTTAGTTGTGAGAAGGAGGTGAGGAAAATTGTTAGCAATACTTGCTGCAGTGACGGTGAAGAGAATGAAAGCGTCGTTCAAGTTTGA
- the LOC119980091 gene encoding nucleolar protein 12-like has translation MGKKKSKDPDTSADKKDETVSAPSNIFKALFGDGQEQNGAVSSIFSDSNPFRRKPQEINSGLSFIEAASDPKNDIADTNDVFESKKGKTSKVKRPSTDSIEEVAKTFSVTRKSKKEKTQNPNFVFETNEGGSTKSLHLGVELNDEVEGGNAHDGEHTETKSRRKKRKRDELELELEYEARKYGVAANIDQVEEGESREKLVGQKRKKADNAADMMVSQEGFDDESKLLRTVFVGNLPMKVKKKVLLKEFSKYGEVESIRIRSVPLLDTKKPRKGAIMMKQINDAAESVHAYIVFKKEQSAVAALIHNMAALGGNHIRVDRACPPRKKLKGETTPLYDNKRTVFIGNLPFDVKDEDIYQLFSGNSGMETNIEAIRVIRDPSTSLGKGIAYVLFKTREAANTVIKKRNLKLRDRELRLSHARQNSTPSKRENPSLSETAGSPAKKLAMDSRTLESSGKSTPSYQGLRATKSGVQKKDYPKTSGPVKRTSNTRKEEKLRERYEKRPAVAERKAKAKVFKNGNTSKQAGGKRKMDSRTPETSQQKKKAKKFK, from the exons ATGGGCAAGAAGAAATCTAAAGATCCGGATACCTCCGCTGATAAGAAAGATGAAACCGTTTCAGCTCCGTCGAATATTTTCAAGGCCCTCTTCGGCGACGGACAGGAGCAAAATGGTGCTGTTTCGTCCATCTTCTCTGACTCCAACCCATTCAGAAGAAAACCCCAAGAAATAAATTCGGGTCTTTCTTTCATTGAAGCAGCCAGCGACCCCAAAAACGATATTGCCGATACGAACGATGTTTTCGAGtcgaaaaagggaaaaacaagCAAGGTGAAGAGACCCAGTACGGATTCAATCGAAGAAGTGGCAAAGACTTTCTCTGTGACCAGAAAATCAAAGAAGGAGAAAACCCAAAATCCCAATTTTGTCTTCGAAACGAATGAAGGGGGTAGTACAAAGAGCCTTCATTTGGGTGTTGAACTGAATGATGAGGTCGAAGGCGGTAATGCCCATGACGGAGAACACACGGAGACTAAAagtaggaggaagaagaggaagagagacgagctggagctggagctggagTACGAGGCAAGGAAGTATGGGGTGGCGGCAAATATTGATCAGGTTGAAGAGGGAGAATCAAGAGAGAAGCTTGTGGGGCAGAAGAGGAAGAAGGCGGACAATGCAGCAGATATGATGGTTTCGCAGGAGGGTTTTGATGATGAAAGCAAACTCTTGAGGACCGTGTTTGTTGGTAATTTGCCTATGAAGGTGAAAAAGAAGGTTCTCTTGAAGGAGTTTAGTAAGTATGGAGAGGTGGAGTCCATAAGGATCCGGTCAGTGCCATTGCTAGAT ACCAAGAAACCCAGAAAAGGCGCCATTATGATGAAGCAAATTAATGACGCTGCTGAAAG TGTTCATGCATACATTGTTTTCAAGAAAGAACAATCTGCCGTGGCTGCATTGATCCATAATATGGCTGCG CTTGGAGGGAACCATATTCGTGTTGACAGGGCCTGTCCACCTCGCAAGAAGTTAAAAGGTGAAACAACTCCACTGTATGATAACAAGAGGACTGTTTTCATCGGCAACCTACCATTTGATGTGAAG GATGAAGACATATACCAGCTATTTTCTGGTAACAGCGGTATGGAAACTAACATTGAAGCGATTCGGGTCATTAGAGATCCTAGTACAAGTCTAGGAAAGGGAATTGCATATGTCTTGTTTAAAACGAGG GAAGCTGCAAATACAGTCATTAAGAAACGGAACTTGAAGCTCCGAGATCGAGAGTTGAGGCTTTCTCATGCCAGGCAGAATTCCACCCCATCAAAGAGAGAGAATCCATCCCTATCAGAGACAGCTGGTTCCCCAGCTAAGAAGCTTGCAATGGATTCAAGGACTCTCGAAAGCAGTGGTAAATCAACTCCCTCATACCAGGGATTGCGTGCAACGAAATCTGGTGTCCAAAAGAAAGACTATCCAAAAACTTCTGGACCAGTTAAAAGGACATCAAATACTcgaaaagaagagaaattacGAGAACGCTATGAAAAAAGACCAGCAGTTGCTGAGAGAAAGGCCAAGGCAAAAGTGTTTAAGAATGGTAATACCTCAAAACAAGCAGGGGGAAAGCGCAAGATGGACAGCCGGACTCCAGAGACCTCCCAACAGAAGAAGAAAGCCAAAAAATTCAAGTAG
- the LOC120017315 gene encoding uncharacterized protein LOC120017315 — protein sequence MIDSEPQAFNEAMSTPEAPFWKEAVNSEIESVLSSLMYIMNCTRPDIAYSVNKLSRYTSNPGHEHWKALLRVLGYLNKTKKNALRYGKYPAVLEGYSDANWISDSEESKSTSGYVFTLGGAAISWKSSKQTCIARSTMESEFIALDKAGEEAEWLRHFLEDIPIWPKPVPAICIHFVAWTIKDTWALAMDRGMTMVSINAGLLMTPDLSIRNPYLKGAAEMYEDGVFATVDVGFLADAHVCVFEDVSSYGRYICFNNVVNRPEDAAKLAKILTPSLPSLPQSYIEDMRIIPQRISSKKLNKLMAEYESKTSVGLNRTEKS from the exons ATGATAGATAGTGAGCCTCAGGCATTCAATGAGGCAATGTCAACTCCAGAAGCTCCATTTTGGAAAGAAGCTGTAAACAGCGAAATAGAATCCGTTCTaa GCAGTCTCATGTATATTATGAATTGCACGAGGCCAGACATTGCGTACTCTGTCAATAAACTAAGCAGGTACACAAGCAATCCTGGACATGAGCATTGGAAAGCTCTATTAAGAGTATTAGGGTATTTGAATAAAACCAAGAAGAATGCTTTGCGTTATGGTAAATACCCGGCTGTTCTAGAAGGGTATAGTGAtgctaattggatttcagactCCGAGGAGTCGAAATCAACTAGCGGTTATGTATTCACCCTAGGGGGTGCGGCAATATCTTGGAAATCCTCAAAACAGACGTGCATAGCACGTTCAACGATGGAATCAGAGTTCATCGCTTTGGATAAAGCTggtgaagaagcagagtggCTTCGTCACTTTTTAGAGGATATTCCCATATGGCCGAAACCTGTGCCTGCAATTTGCATtcact TTGTGGCATGGACTATCAAAGACACTTGGGCACTGGCAATGGACAGAGGCATGACTATGGTGTCTATCAATGCAGGGTTGTTGATGACACCTGATCTTTCAATCAGGAACCCTTATTTGAAAGGAGCGGCTGAGATGTATGAAGATGGAGTGTTTGCCACTGTTGATGTTGGCTTCTTGGCTGATGCACATGTTTGTGTGTTTGAGGATGTTTCATCGTATGGTCGCTACATTTGCTTCAACAATGTTGTTAATAGACCAGAAGATGCTGCTAAGCTTGCTAAAATCTTAACACCTT CCCTGCCTTCACTGCCTCAAAGCTACATCGAAGATATGAGGATTATCCCACAAAGaataagcagcaagaaattGAACAAGTTGATGGCAGAGTATGAAAGTAAAACATCAGTTGGGTTGAACAGAACAGAAAAATCATAG
- the LOC120015898 gene encoding uncharacterized membrane protein At4g09580-like has protein sequence MDTEREEERVGSKFPLSFWETAVASMVVLGFVIGLLAVYLTMPASDYSFLKLPRTLEDLQILRDHLENYTSDYTAQVLVGYCVVYIFMQTFMIPGTVFMSLLAGALFGVFKGVALVVFTATAGASSCYFLSKLIGRPLLFSLWPDKLSFFQAQVAKRRESLLNYMLFLRLTPTLPNTFINVASPIVNVPYHIFFLATVIGLIPAAYVTVRAGLALGELQSLGDLYNFSSVATLFLIGIVSVTPTLMSKSKS, from the exons ATGGACacggagagagaggaagaaagggtGGGATCCAAGTTCCCATTGAGCTTTTGGGAGACGGCCGTGGCGTCCATGGTAGTCTTGGGATTTGTGATAGGTCTTCTTGCGGTTTACCTGACCATGCCTGCATCGGATTACAGCTTCCTCAAGCTGCCTCGTACCCTTGAAGATCTTCAAATCCTCAG agatCACCTTGAAAACTACACAAGTGACTATACCGCGCAAGTCCTGGTGGGATACTGTGTGGTCTACATTTTCATGCAGACTTTTATGATTCCAGGGACTGTTTTCATGTCATTGCTTGCTGGTGCACTTTTTGGAGTATTCAAAGGGGTAGCTCTAGTTGTGTTCACTGCCACTGCAGGTGCTTCTTCTTGCTATTTTCTATCAAAACTGATTGGACGTCCCCTCCTCTTCTCTCTTTGGCCCGACAAGCTGAGTTTCTTCCAAGCACAG GTGGCAAAAAGAAGGGAGAGCCTGTTGAACTATATGCTTTTCTTAAGATTGACTCCAACTTTGCCGAATACATTTATTAACGTTGCTTCGCCTATAGTCAATGTACCTTATCACATTTTCTTCCTGGCAACCGTCATTGGACTTATCCCCGCTGCTTATGTCACTGTCAGG GCTGGATTAGCTCTTGGTGAGCTGCAATCACTTGGGGATCTATACAACTTCAGCTCAGTTGCCACTCTGTTCCTTATTGGCATCGTCTCTGTTACCCCTACATTGATGAGCAAGAGTAAATCATAG